A window from Montipora capricornis isolate CH-2021 chromosome 7, ASM3666992v2, whole genome shotgun sequence encodes these proteins:
- the LOC138057763 gene encoding uncharacterized protein isoform X1 — protein MIHSQVCSFLRRRGVEENVIEKFKEEKMDITAVLSANDDALKELGLITAGDRLSLRGFCSTAEDVQKNTEKESKRRRLLEAFLSSRKDRSKKLMTSSVNKEQKKKIGKEKQKTKRIQVGWKHFREEAEDHVLVPLSKGGGSRYATLPISSNRMEIMKLCQSIFFPNGKSHYGEASEMDFAIGNFHNERVGVTLEVNGTEVPFNIGNYMEAFKLKDVRLYLLSKKVASSSEESDDGLPPMLTVCDSPISEMACAAGITMGDKHNESQGLMGTSEERCSLKREQDREYELSLEEDRQKRLSLERANTEAEQKKRVQEARAARVVAEPEADFVTVRVRHLTMGVCSRRFPTNSLMTAVYDWVGSLTPDVVSFALCDPLGTPLAPSRKVEDRCTILMANVPHTPSLSESDEEIQFQGFGEAPGVIDRTLPDCETNKMGTERDTDVEMSAMQLDNKYASILEGMPGTSGEKWFSDSEEENSSAETHDDDYVPPDTSSVTKPACEILNELAGKINVDSLAKFNIARNFIWEGTKRAVSRKAFSPANKISVKFTDDAGTSEGAIDWGGPMREFFTLVLQYIHDSHLLCGPENSRFLSYNVKCLEDNDYFVAGLMVAMSLVHGGPAPHFLSPIMFRALISDQPVTVSLQDVYDHELRSSLESLQESETVEKAKRCVLQDNLSTVLDLAGTLAMPLQTLDDVKRMVATTAQWFVLGRCKPALEVFREGLSALGVLRAAKEHPDSFRPLFCDLPEKLTAERMEKLFQAKTSPPGSSKAVTESLVLSRWSDYLQDVEDEETGITLSDILFFTTGCRVLPQREIPVTVEFLHELPSRFPTANTCSSILRLPVVHQAYESFKADLTFGILNARGFGTA, from the exons ATGATACATTCACAGGTTTGTAGCTTTCTACGTAGAAGAGGAGTGGAGGAAAATGTAATCGAAAAGTTTAAAGAAGAAAAG ATGGATATCACAGCAGTTCTTAGTGCAAACGATGATGCTCTCAAAGAGTTGGGTCTCATAACTGCAGGCGACAGATTAAGCCTTCGCGGCTTTTGTAGCACTGCTGAAGACGTGCAAAAGAACACAGAAAAGGAATCCAAAAGGAGAAGACTATTGGAGGCCTTTTTATCTTCTAGGAAAGATCGATCTAAGAAGCTTATGACTTCTTCTGTTAACaaagagcaaaagaaaaaaattggaaaggaAAAACAGAAGACCAAACGAATACAGGTTGGGTGGAAGCATTTCCGTGAGGAGGCAGAGGATCATGTCCTTGTACCTCTGTCAAAGGGAGGTGGCAGCAGGTATGCTACTCTACCAATTTCGAGTAATAGAATGGAAATTATGAAACTTTGTCAATCAATCTTTTTCCCTAATGGAAAATCTCATTATGGAGAAGCTTCCGAGATGGACTTTGCCATTGGCAATTTTCACAATGAACGAGTAGGTGTTACACTGGAAGTGAATGGGACAGAAGTACCTTTCAATATTGGAAATTATATGGAGGCGTTTAAGCTTAAGGATGTCAGGCTATACTTGTTATCCAAAAAAGTGGCAAGTAGCAGTGAAGAAAGTGATGATGGTCTACCACCGATGCTAACAGTTTGTGACTCCCCTATTTCTGAAATGGCATGTGCAGCTGGTATTACAATGGGGGACAAACATAATGAGAGCCAAGGTCTTATGGGTACATCAGAGGAGAGGTGCTCACTAAAGAGGGAGCAAGATAGAGAATATGAACTTTCACTGGAAGAAGACAGGCAAAAGAGACTTTCTCTGGAAAGGGCAAACACTGAGGCTGAACAAAAGAAGAGAGTTCAGGAAGCTAGAGCTGCAAGAGTTGTAGCAGAACCAGAAGCAGATTTCGTCACTGTGAGAGTTCGACACCTCACAATGGGAGTATGCTCTCGACGTTTTCCAACCAATAGCCTCATGACAGCAGTATATGACTGGGTTGGATCTTTGACACCTGACGTAGTGAGTTTTGCACTTTGTGACCCCTTAGGCACTCCTCTTGCTCCAAGTAGAAAGGTGGAAGATAGGTGTACGATACTTATGGCTAATGTTCCACATACACCATCATTGTCTGAGTCAGATGAGGAAATTCAATTCCAGGGATTCGGGGAAGCGCCTGGTGTTATTGACAGGACACTCCCAGACTGTGAAACAAACAAGATGGGAACAGAAAGAGACACTGATGT GGAAATGAGTGCTATGCAGTTAGACAACAAGTACGCTTCCATTCTTGAGGGTATGCCTGGGACAAGTGGGGAGAAATGGTTCTCTGACAGTGAAGAAGAGAATTCCAGTGCTGAAACACATGATGACGATTATGTACCACCTGACACGTCTTCTGTAACGAAACCAGCTTGTGAGATACTGAATGAATTAGCAGGAAAGATAAATGTTGATTCCTTGGCAAAATTTAACATTGCCCGTAATTTTATTTGGGAAGGAACCAAACGAGCAGTGTCCCGCAAAGCATTCTCACCAGCTAACAAGATATCTGTCAAGTTTACCGATGATGCTGGAACCAGTGAAGGCGCCATTGACTGGGGTGGCCCCATGAGAGAGTTCTTCACATTGGTTCTTCAATACATCCATGACTCTCACCTTCTATGTGGTCCAGAGAATAGCAGATTCCTATCATACAATGTAAAATGTTTAGAAGATAATGACTATTTCGTTGCAGGACTTATGGTGGCAATGTCACTTGTCCATGGAGGACCTGCTCCCCATTTCCTTTCCCCTATCATGTTTCGTGCCCTTATCAGTGATCAACCTGTAACAGTGTCATTGCAAGATGTGTACGATCATGAGTTGAGGTCTTCGCTCGAATCTCTCCAGGAGTCAGAAACCGTAGAGAAGGCGAAGAGATGTGTCTTGCAAGACAACTTATCAACTGTACTGGACCTGGCTGGAACTTTAGCAATGCCATTGCAAACACTTGATGATGTCAAGAGAATGGTTGCAACAACGGCACAGTGGTTCGTTCTTGGGCGATGTAAACCAGCCCTTGAAGTCTTCCGGGAAGGCCTTTCTGCCCTTGGAGTGTTGAGAGCAGCGAAGGAACATCCCGATAGTTTTAGGCCATTGTTTTGTGACCTACCTGAAAAGCTTACAGCAGAAAGAATGGAGAAATTGTTTCAGGCAAAGACCAGCCCGCCTGGTTCCTCAAAGGCAGTGACTGAGAGCCTTGTTTTATCCAGATGGAGCGATTACCTCCAGGATGTAGAAGACGAAGAGACTGGCATCACCTTGAGTGACATTTTGTTCTTCACCACTGGCTGCAGAGTGTTACCACAACGTGAGATCCCTGTCACCGTTGAGTTTTTACATGAACTACCTTCAAGGTTTCCAACAGCAAACACATGTTCAAGCATTCTCCGACTTCCAGTCGTACACCAGGCTTATGAGAGCTTCAAAGCTGATCTGACTTTCGGAATATTAAATGCCCGAGGTTTTGGCACTGCTTGA
- the LOC138057763 gene encoding uncharacterized protein isoform X2: MDITAVLSANDDALKELGLITAGDRLSLRGFCSTAEDVQKNTEKESKRRRLLEAFLSSRKDRSKKLMTSSVNKEQKKKIGKEKQKTKRIQVGWKHFREEAEDHVLVPLSKGGGSRYATLPISSNRMEIMKLCQSIFFPNGKSHYGEASEMDFAIGNFHNERVGVTLEVNGTEVPFNIGNYMEAFKLKDVRLYLLSKKVASSSEESDDGLPPMLTVCDSPISEMACAAGITMGDKHNESQGLMGTSEERCSLKREQDREYELSLEEDRQKRLSLERANTEAEQKKRVQEARAARVVAEPEADFVTVRVRHLTMGVCSRRFPTNSLMTAVYDWVGSLTPDVVSFALCDPLGTPLAPSRKVEDRCTILMANVPHTPSLSESDEEIQFQGFGEAPGVIDRTLPDCETNKMGTERDTDVEMSAMQLDNKYASILEGMPGTSGEKWFSDSEEENSSAETHDDDYVPPDTSSVTKPACEILNELAGKINVDSLAKFNIARNFIWEGTKRAVSRKAFSPANKISVKFTDDAGTSEGAIDWGGPMREFFTLVLQYIHDSHLLCGPENSRFLSYNVKCLEDNDYFVAGLMVAMSLVHGGPAPHFLSPIMFRALISDQPVTVSLQDVYDHELRSSLESLQESETVEKAKRCVLQDNLSTVLDLAGTLAMPLQTLDDVKRMVATTAQWFVLGRCKPALEVFREGLSALGVLRAAKEHPDSFRPLFCDLPEKLTAERMEKLFQAKTSPPGSSKAVTESLVLSRWSDYLQDVEDEETGITLSDILFFTTGCRVLPQREIPVTVEFLHELPSRFPTANTCSSILRLPVVHQAYESFKADLTFGILNARGFGTA; this comes from the exons ATGGATATCACAGCAGTTCTTAGTGCAAACGATGATGCTCTCAAAGAGTTGGGTCTCATAACTGCAGGCGACAGATTAAGCCTTCGCGGCTTTTGTAGCACTGCTGAAGACGTGCAAAAGAACACAGAAAAGGAATCCAAAAGGAGAAGACTATTGGAGGCCTTTTTATCTTCTAGGAAAGATCGATCTAAGAAGCTTATGACTTCTTCTGTTAACaaagagcaaaagaaaaaaattggaaaggaAAAACAGAAGACCAAACGAATACAGGTTGGGTGGAAGCATTTCCGTGAGGAGGCAGAGGATCATGTCCTTGTACCTCTGTCAAAGGGAGGTGGCAGCAGGTATGCTACTCTACCAATTTCGAGTAATAGAATGGAAATTATGAAACTTTGTCAATCAATCTTTTTCCCTAATGGAAAATCTCATTATGGAGAAGCTTCCGAGATGGACTTTGCCATTGGCAATTTTCACAATGAACGAGTAGGTGTTACACTGGAAGTGAATGGGACAGAAGTACCTTTCAATATTGGAAATTATATGGAGGCGTTTAAGCTTAAGGATGTCAGGCTATACTTGTTATCCAAAAAAGTGGCAAGTAGCAGTGAAGAAAGTGATGATGGTCTACCACCGATGCTAACAGTTTGTGACTCCCCTATTTCTGAAATGGCATGTGCAGCTGGTATTACAATGGGGGACAAACATAATGAGAGCCAAGGTCTTATGGGTACATCAGAGGAGAGGTGCTCACTAAAGAGGGAGCAAGATAGAGAATATGAACTTTCACTGGAAGAAGACAGGCAAAAGAGACTTTCTCTGGAAAGGGCAAACACTGAGGCTGAACAAAAGAAGAGAGTTCAGGAAGCTAGAGCTGCAAGAGTTGTAGCAGAACCAGAAGCAGATTTCGTCACTGTGAGAGTTCGACACCTCACAATGGGAGTATGCTCTCGACGTTTTCCAACCAATAGCCTCATGACAGCAGTATATGACTGGGTTGGATCTTTGACACCTGACGTAGTGAGTTTTGCACTTTGTGACCCCTTAGGCACTCCTCTTGCTCCAAGTAGAAAGGTGGAAGATAGGTGTACGATACTTATGGCTAATGTTCCACATACACCATCATTGTCTGAGTCAGATGAGGAAATTCAATTCCAGGGATTCGGGGAAGCGCCTGGTGTTATTGACAGGACACTCCCAGACTGTGAAACAAACAAGATGGGAACAGAAAGAGACACTGATGT GGAAATGAGTGCTATGCAGTTAGACAACAAGTACGCTTCCATTCTTGAGGGTATGCCTGGGACAAGTGGGGAGAAATGGTTCTCTGACAGTGAAGAAGAGAATTCCAGTGCTGAAACACATGATGACGATTATGTACCACCTGACACGTCTTCTGTAACGAAACCAGCTTGTGAGATACTGAATGAATTAGCAGGAAAGATAAATGTTGATTCCTTGGCAAAATTTAACATTGCCCGTAATTTTATTTGGGAAGGAACCAAACGAGCAGTGTCCCGCAAAGCATTCTCACCAGCTAACAAGATATCTGTCAAGTTTACCGATGATGCTGGAACCAGTGAAGGCGCCATTGACTGGGGTGGCCCCATGAGAGAGTTCTTCACATTGGTTCTTCAATACATCCATGACTCTCACCTTCTATGTGGTCCAGAGAATAGCAGATTCCTATCATACAATGTAAAATGTTTAGAAGATAATGACTATTTCGTTGCAGGACTTATGGTGGCAATGTCACTTGTCCATGGAGGACCTGCTCCCCATTTCCTTTCCCCTATCATGTTTCGTGCCCTTATCAGTGATCAACCTGTAACAGTGTCATTGCAAGATGTGTACGATCATGAGTTGAGGTCTTCGCTCGAATCTCTCCAGGAGTCAGAAACCGTAGAGAAGGCGAAGAGATGTGTCTTGCAAGACAACTTATCAACTGTACTGGACCTGGCTGGAACTTTAGCAATGCCATTGCAAACACTTGATGATGTCAAGAGAATGGTTGCAACAACGGCACAGTGGTTCGTTCTTGGGCGATGTAAACCAGCCCTTGAAGTCTTCCGGGAAGGCCTTTCTGCCCTTGGAGTGTTGAGAGCAGCGAAGGAACATCCCGATAGTTTTAGGCCATTGTTTTGTGACCTACCTGAAAAGCTTACAGCAGAAAGAATGGAGAAATTGTTTCAGGCAAAGACCAGCCCGCCTGGTTCCTCAAAGGCAGTGACTGAGAGCCTTGTTTTATCCAGATGGAGCGATTACCTCCAGGATGTAGAAGACGAAGAGACTGGCATCACCTTGAGTGACATTTTGTTCTTCACCACTGGCTGCAGAGTGTTACCACAACGTGAGATCCCTGTCACCGTTGAGTTTTTACATGAACTACCTTCAAGGTTTCCAACAGCAAACACATGTTCAAGCATTCTCCGACTTCCAGTCGTACACCAGGCTTATGAGAGCTTCAAAGCTGATCTGACTTTCGGAATATTAAATGCCCGAGGTTTTGGCACTGCTTGA
- the LOC138056521 gene encoding sodium/mannose cotransporter SLC5A10-like produces the protein MGFVIFLSHTSSSSLNTPPSFPKLLLPSFVSSVIKSGSRRTVLCSCRLISPIFHARVNKGPAFFNVVHSCFASLRRKRIIMTLDESSKSLHVADWVIIAVYFLGCIIVGLWSKFRKTRLSDETAETYFLAGRSMMWWAVGPSLFASNIGSEHFVGLAGSGAATGIGVVSYEWQACWILLLLGWVFVPIYLRSRVFTMPEFLQKRFQSQWIRTYLTAVALISYVFTKTSVDIYAGSVFLYEAVGWNIYISAACILAITAVYTLLGGLAAVIYTDVLQCTIMIIGAIVLAIMSFVRVGGYNGLWERYGTAVGESVIATAASNMSSFATNATNATNATYATTPGALDACFKLTPRWGHMFRPIDDPDYPWLGLWTTLPIMGVWYWCTDQVIVQRAIGAKDNVHAKAGSILAGFLKILPIFIMVMPGMISRVLFPDSIACPDPQSCMEHCGNEWGCTNNAYPKLVLNVLPVGLVGLMMAVMMAALMSSLSSAFNSSSTIFTVDVWLRFRPHAREREQLIVGRVVVVLLVAVSICWLPIIQGSAGTQLFVYIQTIQSYLAPPITMVFGLGILWTGLTAAGALSGLLIGFVLGMAKFIVGNVYDSPKCGEVDTRPGFAKMHFMFYAIIIFAVSGLVMVVVSFFTKKVPLDELGGLTWSTIGKPPISHGAIGEVDIDEVKAENGTVHHEAIELLEKKGALGPPTHMETSLDGNEATKAVEKQYKPDDAVKEESNALHLATHDKVKLTVVQFEHEDPVLKWFLRVMSVLLIVCLAFLWIYYR, from the exons ATGGGCTTCGTGATCTTCCTGTCACACACGTCATCCTCCTCCCTTAACACACCCCCTTCCTTTCCCAAGCTATTGTTACCGAGCTTCGTTAGTAGTGTCATTAAAAGCGGATCAAGACGAACTGTACTTTGTTCTTGTCGGCTTATTTCGCCTATTTTTCACGCAAGAG TAAACAAGGGGCCGGCTTTCTTCAACGTGGTTCATTCCTGTTTTGCTTCGCTTCGACGAAAGAGAATCATCATGACTTTAGACGAAAGCAGCAAATCTTTACACGTTGCCGACTGGGTGATAATAGCAGTCTATTTTCTTGGGTGCATCATAGTCGGATTGTGG TCTAAGTTCAGGAAGACCAGACTATCTGATGAAACTGCtgaaacatattttttggccgGCAGATCCATGATGTGGTGGGCG GTTGGGCCTAGTCTGTTTGCCAGTAACATTGGAAGTGAACATTTTGTTGGCTTGGCAGGGTCAGGAGCGGCAACTGGTATCGGTGTTGTTTCATATGAGTGGCAG GCCTGTTGGATTCTCTTGCTTCTTGGCTGGGTGTTTGTACCTATCTACTTGAGATCCAGg gTGTTTACAATGCCTGAATTTTTGCAAAAGAGATTCCAGAGTCAGTGGATCAGAACCTATTTGACTGCTGTAGCCTTGATCTCCTATGTTTTTACAAAGACTTCG GTGGATATCTATGCTGGCAGTGTTTTCCTTTATGAAGCCGTTGGATGGAATATCTACATTTCTGCTGCTTGCATTTTGGCCATCACAGCTGTTTACACACTTTTAGGTGGATTGGCTGCTGTTATCTACACTGATGTCTTACAGTGCACCATCATGATTATTGGGGCAATTGTGCTGGCAATTATGA GCTTTGTTAGAGTTGGTGGGTACAATGGCCTTTGGGAAAGATACGGAACTGCAGTTGGTGAATCAGTAATTGCAACTGCTGCATCAAACATGTCATCATTTGCCACCAATGCCACCAATGCCACTAATGCCACCTATGCCACAACCCCTGGTGCACTGGATGCCTGCTTCAAGTTGACTCCAAGGTGGGGACATATGTTCCGACCAATTGATGACCCAGACTACCCCTGGTTGGGTCTGTGGACTACTCTGCCAATCATGGGAGTTTGGTATTGGTGCACAGATCAG GTCATTGTGCAGCGTGCCATTGGTGCCAAGGACAATGTCCATGCCAAAGCTGGTTCCATTTTGGCCGGTTTCCTGAAAATCCTGCCAATTTTTATCATGGTGATGCCTGGTATGATTTCTCGTGTGCTTTTCCCTGATTCCATCGCTTGTCCTGACCCACAAAGCTGTATGGAACATTGCGGCAATGAGTGGGGTTGCACTAATAATGCCTACCCCAA gTTGGTTCTCAACGTGCTTCCAGTGGGATTAGTAGGTTTAATGATGGCTGTCATGATGGCAGCTCTTATGTCTTCACTTTCCTCAGCATTCAACAGCAGTTCGACTATTTTCACCGTTGATGTTTGGCTGCGCTTCAGACCACAC GCAAGGGAACGTGAGCAGCTCATTGTTGGCCGTGTAGTTGTCGTACTTCTTGTTGCTGTCAGCATATGTTGGTTGCCAATTATCCAAG GCTCTGCTGGAACACAGCTGTTTGTTTACATCCAAACCATCCAATCATATCTTGCTCCACCAATTACCATGGTCTTTGGGTTGGGTATTCTTTGGACTGGACTGACAGCCGCTGGTGCCTTGTCAGGACTCCTTATCGGTTTCGTCCTTGGAATGGCCAAATTCATTGTTGGCAATGTTTACGATTCTCCGAAGTGTGGTGAAGTGGATACTCGCCCGGGATTTGCCAAAATGCACTTCATGTTCTATG CAATCATAATTTTCGCTGTCAGTGGATTAGTGATGGTTGTTGTGAGCTTCTTCACAAAGAAAGTACCTCTTGATGAGCTTGGTGGTCTCACTTGGAGCACAATTGGCAAGCCACCCATTTCTCATGGAGCCATTGGCGAAGTTGACATTGATGAAGTGAAGGCTGAAAATGGAACTGTTCACCATGAGGCCATTGAACTGCtggaaaagaaag GTGCACTAGGGCCACCCACTCACATGGAAACTTCTTTGGATGGCAACGAAGCCACTAAAGCAGTCGAAAAACAATACAAACCTGATGATGCAGTGAAAGAGGAATCTAACGCACTCCATCTGGCAACACACGATAAAGTGAAGCTTACCGTTGTGCAATTTGAACACGAAGATCCTGTGTTGAAGTGGTTCTTACGTGTAATGAGTGTCTTGCTGATTGTTTGTTTGGCCTTCCTGTGGATCTACTATCGTTAA
- the LOC138055794 gene encoding uncharacterized protein: protein MAAAKEIRNNLIDEYFHMGFSYKEIIDCLFFNHEVNISLRQLKRVLSKKNLGRRRFSNFDEVVYAIEEELNSSGSVVGYRSMWQKLVVNHKLSVSKEFVRNALRILDPGGVERRSRHRLQRRQYHAKGPNFIWHIDGYDKLKPYGFCIHGCIDGYSRKIMWLEVGRTNNHPGIVARYFLDCVQNVGGTARVIRGDFGTENVRIAAIQRYLRHDADDSMSGEKSFLYGRSVSNQRIEAWWGQLRRSTSDWWMTHFEQLRSSGLYCDANVVHVECLLFCYMAIIVEELQRVARLWNLHRIRPSTRNNNSPHGRPFLLYQQPDITGTVDYKHDVLIDDLDVARQMCCDDLPVDLSPEFTALAEVIMTEEGLRMPENADEARNLYSTLINEINKIT from the coding sequence atggcggcggcAAAGGAAATACGCAACAATCTCATTGACGAATATTTCCATATGGGCTTTAGCTATAAGGAAATTATTGATTGCCTTTTCTTCAACCATGAAGTTAACATAAGTTTACGACAGCTTAAACGAGTATTATCGAAAAAAAACCTCGGACGACGACGTTTCAGCAACTTCGATGAGGTAGTATACGCCATAGAAGAGGAGTTAAACAGCAGTGGGAGCGTCGTTGGCTATAGAAGTATGTGGCAGAAACTAGTGGTTAACCATAAATTATCTGTCAGCAAAGAATTTGTTCGAAATGCATTAAGAATCTTGGACCCTGGAGGGGTAGAAAGGCGCTCAAGGCACAGACTTCAAAGGCGGCAATATCATGCAAAGGGACCAAACTTTATTTGGCACATTGATGGGTACGACAAACTGAAACCGTATGGATTTTGTATCCACGGTTGCATTGACGGATACTCAAGGAAGATCATGTGGCTCGAAGTTGGGCGTACGAATAACCACCCGGGTATCGTCGCAAGGTATTTTCTTGACTGTGTGCAAAATGTTGGTGGCACCGCCCGTGTAATTCGTGGAGACTTCGGAACAGAAAACGTTAGAATTGCCGCTATTCAACGCTATCTACGACATGACGCAGACGACAGTATGTCTGGGGAGAAAAGCTTTCTTTACGGCAGATCAGTGTCTAATCAGAGAATAGAGGCATGGTGGGGACAACTGCGAAGAAgtacttctgattggtggatGACTCATTTTGAACAACTTAGGAGCAGTGGACTGTACTGTGATGCTAATGTTGTGCATGTGGAATGTCTACTGTTTTGTTACATGGCAATTATCGTCGAAGAACTCCAAAGAGTTGCAAGACTGTGGAACTTGCATCGGATCCGACCTTCAACAAGAAATAACAATTCACCTCATGGTCGACCGTTTCTGTTGTACCAGCAACCTGACATAACAGGAACCGTGGATTATAAGCATGATGTTCTTATTGATGACTTAGATGTTGCTAGACAAATGTGTTGTGATGACCTTCCTGTGGATTTATCACCTGAATTTACTGCACTTGCTGAAGTAATCATGACAGAAGAAGGTCTTAGAATGCCAGAAAATGCTGATGAGGCACGAAATCTATACTCTACTCTCATCAATGAGATAAACAAAATAACATAG